Proteins found in one Paenibacillus borealis genomic segment:
- the glyQ gene encoding glycine--tRNA ligase subunit alpha: MNFQQMILTLQQFWAAQNCILVQPYDTEKGAGTMNPMTFLRSLGPEPWKVAYVEPSRRPSDGRYGENPNRLYQHHQFQVIIKPSPDNIQELYLDSLKALGVDPLLHDVRFVEDNWENPSLGCAGLGWEVWLDGMEITQFTYFQQVGGIEASPVAVEITYGMERLASYIQDKENVFDLEWVDGMTYGDVFHQPEVEHSTYTFEVSDVKMLFTLFNTYEEEARRAMENHLVFPAYDYVLKCSHTFNLLDARGAISVTERTGFITRVRNLARTVAATYLEEREKLGFPLLKKEGADLV, encoded by the coding sequence ATGAACTTTCAGCAGATGATTCTGACACTGCAGCAGTTCTGGGCAGCCCAGAACTGCATTCTCGTCCAGCCGTATGATACGGAAAAAGGGGCGGGCACGATGAATCCTATGACCTTTTTGCGGTCGCTTGGTCCAGAGCCCTGGAAGGTCGCTTATGTCGAGCCTTCACGCCGTCCGTCAGACGGCCGTTACGGGGAGAACCCGAACCGCCTGTACCAGCATCACCAGTTCCAGGTCATCATCAAGCCGTCCCCGGACAATATTCAGGAGCTGTACCTGGATAGCTTGAAGGCACTGGGCGTAGATCCCCTGCTGCATGACGTACGGTTTGTTGAAGACAACTGGGAGAACCCGTCCCTGGGCTGTGCGGGCCTCGGCTGGGAAGTATGGCTGGATGGTATGGAAATTACGCAATTCACCTACTTCCAGCAGGTAGGCGGAATTGAAGCAAGTCCGGTAGCGGTGGAAATTACCTATGGTATGGAGCGTCTTGCTTCCTACATTCAGGATAAAGAAAATGTATTCGATCTGGAATGGGTCGACGGAATGACTTACGGTGATGTGTTCCATCAGCCGGAGGTGGAGCATTCCACGTATACTTTTGAAGTCTCCGATGTCAAAATGCTGTTCACCCTGTTCAACACCTACGAAGAGGAAGCGCGCAGAGCGATGGAGAACCACCTGGTTTTCCCGGCGTATGACTACGTGCTGAAATGCTCGCATACCTTCAACCTTCTGGATGCGCGCGGAGCGATCAGTGTAACGGAACGTACGGGCTTCATTACAAGAGTGCGTAATCTTGCCCGCACCGTAGCGGCAACATATCTGGAGGAACGCGAGAAGCTCGGCTTCCCGCTGCTGAAGAAAGAAGGTGCTGACCTTGTCTAA
- the recO gene encoding DNA repair protein RecO: MLYRVEGIVIRSMDYGEGNAIITLCTENAGKVGVLVRGAKKVKSRHAALIQLFTTGEFVFFRNNGGLGTLNAGEITKSHHPLREDLVKAAYASYACELLDRVLHDEETGSFWFRQLSACLNALEEDKEPGIIINVFEMKVLQAAGYGPQLDACVVCDMDKPDEELRISPRLGGVICRSCRHNDPPAMEISPRALKLLRVFAALDLTRLGNVDVKLDTRAELKAIMRAFMDMQLGLRLKTQSFLDQLDKYNI; encoded by the coding sequence ATGCTATACAGGGTGGAAGGGATCGTCATCCGCAGCATGGACTACGGCGAAGGGAACGCAATTATTACGCTTTGCACCGAGAACGCCGGTAAAGTAGGGGTTCTGGTACGGGGCGCTAAGAAGGTGAAAAGCCGCCATGCTGCCCTGATCCAGTTGTTCACAACAGGAGAATTTGTGTTTTTCCGCAACAATGGCGGACTGGGAACACTGAATGCCGGGGAGATCACGAAGTCCCATCATCCGCTGCGTGAGGATCTTGTCAAAGCGGCGTATGCATCCTATGCCTGCGAGCTGCTTGACCGGGTACTGCATGATGAAGAGACGGGAAGCTTTTGGTTCCGTCAACTAAGCGCCTGTCTGAATGCACTTGAAGAAGACAAAGAGCCCGGCATCATCATAAATGTTTTTGAAATGAAAGTGCTCCAGGCGGCAGGCTATGGCCCGCAGCTCGATGCCTGCGTCGTCTGCGATATGGACAAGCCGGATGAGGAGCTTAGAATCAGTCCGCGTCTTGGCGGTGTCATCTGCCGCAGCTGCCGGCATAATGATCCTCCGGCGATGGAGATTTCTCCGCGTGCCCTGAAGCTTCTTCGTGTATTCGCAGCGCTGGATCTGACCAGACTTGGCAATGTGGATGTGAAGCTTGATACCCGCGCGGAGCTCAAGGCCATTATGCGGGCATTTATGGATATGCAGCTGGGACTCCGGCTGAAGACGCAGAGTTTCCTCGATCAGCTCGATAAATACAATATTTGA
- a CDS encoding YqzL family protein — MRNFSWKYFAMTGDVDAYLLYREAGDSPESSGPLPAEEEMVIDEEAQ; from the coding sequence ATGCGGAACTTTTCGTGGAAGTATTTTGCAATGACTGGAGATGTCGATGCTTATTTGCTGTACAGGGAAGCCGGGGATTCGCCGGAGAGCAGCGGACCGCTGCCGGCGGAGGAAGAGATGGTCATTGATGAAGAAGCACAATAA
- the era gene encoding GTPase Era, producing MKFKSGFVAIIGRPNVGKSTLMNQVIGQKIAIMSDKPQTTRNKIHGVYTANNSQIVFLDTPGIHKRQSKLGDYMNQTAMSTLHEVEAVLFLVDASEGMGGGDRYIAEQLNSIKTPVILVMNKIDKIEPEALLPMITEYNKLHEFAEIVPISAKMGSNVNTLLEQVQKYLPEGPQYYPDDQITDHPEQFVCAELIREKILHLTREEVPHSIAVAIEDMSVEPNGVVHISAVIFVERDSQKGIIIGKQGALLKEVGRRARTDIENLLGSKIFLELWVKVKKDWRNQDRVLRDLGFHKDQ from the coding sequence ATGAAATTCAAATCAGGGTTTGTCGCCATTATCGGCAGACCGAACGTAGGCAAATCGACACTCATGAACCAGGTGATCGGCCAGAAGATCGCCATTATGTCGGACAAGCCTCAGACGACCAGAAACAAAATTCACGGGGTATATACCGCCAATAATTCACAGATCGTATTCCTGGACACACCGGGTATCCATAAAAGACAATCCAAGCTGGGCGATTACATGAACCAGACGGCGATGAGCACCCTGCATGAAGTGGAGGCTGTATTGTTCCTGGTTGATGCTTCAGAGGGGATGGGCGGCGGTGACCGTTATATCGCGGAACAGCTGAACTCCATCAAGACACCGGTCATTCTCGTAATGAACAAGATTGACAAGATCGAGCCGGAAGCGCTGCTTCCGATGATTACCGAATACAACAAGCTGCATGAGTTCGCCGAGATTGTGCCGATTTCTGCCAAAATGGGCAGCAATGTCAATACGCTGCTGGAGCAGGTACAGAAATATCTGCCGGAAGGCCCGCAGTATTACCCGGACGACCAGATTACCGATCATCCGGAGCAGTTCGTCTGTGCGGAGCTGATCCGTGAGAAGATTCTGCATCTGACCCGCGAAGAAGTACCACACTCCATTGCAGTGGCGATTGAGGACATGAGTGTGGAACCTAATGGCGTAGTGCATATTTCGGCCGTTATTTTTGTGGAGCGCGATTCCCAGAAGGGGATCATTATCGGCAAGCAGGGCGCCCTGCTGAAAGAAGTCGGACGGCGTGCGCGGACGGATATTGAGAACCTGCTGGGTTCGAAGATTTTTCTGGAACTATGGGTAAAAGTGAAAAAAGACTGGCGCAATCAGGACCGCGTACTGCGGGATTTGGGCTTCCACAAAGACCAATAA
- a CDS encoding cytidine deaminase, with protein MDSALLLQEAIKARVNAYIPYSRFGVGAALLDQDGNVHHGCNIENAAYGPTNCGERTAMFRAIADGHKPGTFRAIAVVADTDGPVSPCGVCRQVMVELCGPDMPVILGNLKGDIVETTVRDLLPGAFGPSDLEQGQAPE; from the coding sequence ATGGATTCTGCTCTACTTCTTCAGGAAGCGATCAAGGCAAGAGTCAATGCATATATACCTTATTCTCGTTTCGGGGTCGGCGCTGCACTGCTGGACCAGGACGGGAATGTTCACCACGGCTGTAATATTGAGAATGCTGCTTACGGCCCGACCAACTGCGGGGAACGGACCGCTATGTTCCGCGCGATTGCGGACGGGCATAAGCCGGGTACCTTCCGGGCTATCGCTGTAGTCGCGGATACGGACGGCCCTGTATCGCCTTGCGGCGTCTGCCGCCAGGTGATGGTTGAGCTGTGCGGCCCCGATATGCCGGTAATCCTCGGCAACCTGAAGGGCGACATCGTGGAGACTACCGTGCGCGACCTGCTCCCCGGCGCTTTTGGTCCTTCGGATCTGGAGCAGGGGCAGGCTCCGGAGTAG
- a CDS encoding diacylglycerol kinase family protein: MVKNTAVGHKKFWHSFRFAAHGIAAAFRSELNMKVHSGLAVIVLAAAAAFRLPLSSWMLLLLAITLVLTAELLNTAIEATIDLVSPEIHPLAKKAKDTAAGAVLLTAVFAVITGIYVFYHPVMDWITSLMS; this comes from the coding sequence ATGGTCAAGAACACGGCGGTCGGCCACAAAAAATTCTGGCATTCTTTTCGCTTCGCGGCTCATGGCATTGCTGCGGCTTTCCGGTCGGAGCTGAATATGAAGGTGCACAGCGGTCTTGCTGTTATAGTGCTGGCCGCCGCCGCTGCATTCAGGCTTCCTCTGTCAAGCTGGATGCTGCTGCTCCTGGCGATTACGCTGGTGCTGACCGCCGAGCTGCTGAATACGGCAATTGAAGCGACGATTGATCTGGTCTCGCCGGAGATTCATCCCTTGGCTAAGAAGGCCAAAGATACCGCCGCAGGAGCTGTACTGCTTACGGCGGTGTTTGCTGTTATTACGGGAATCTATGTTTTTTATCATCCCGTGATGGACTGGATCACAAGTCTTATGTCATAA
- the ybeY gene encoding rRNA maturation RNase YbeY translates to MSLSVVWNNEQEEHEINSELIELLERILQKAGEAEGIEKGEVDLTFVDNERIHELNLEYRGIDRPTDVLSFAMNETGEDEPEIIYAVAEDEGEELEEVPYVLGDIIISVTRAQEQALEYGHSLERELGFLFVHGFLHLLGYDHQDPESEAEMMSKQENVLAQVGLTR, encoded by the coding sequence ATGAGCCTGAGCGTCGTTTGGAACAATGAACAGGAAGAACATGAGATTAACAGCGAGCTGATTGAATTGCTGGAGCGCATTCTGCAGAAAGCGGGTGAAGCTGAAGGGATCGAGAAGGGTGAAGTGGATCTTACCTTTGTCGATAATGAGCGCATTCATGAGCTTAACCTGGAGTACCGGGGAATTGACCGTCCGACGGATGTGCTGTCCTTCGCGATGAATGAGACCGGAGAAGATGAGCCGGAAATTATATATGCTGTGGCCGAAGACGAGGGTGAGGAGCTGGAGGAAGTTCCTTATGTGCTTGGAGATATTATTATCTCCGTAACGCGTGCGCAAGAGCAGGCGCTGGAATATGGACATTCGCTGGAGCGCGAGCTGGGCTTCCTGTTCGTCCATGGTTTCCTGCATTTACTGGGTTATGATCATCAGGACCCGGAATCCGAGGCGGAGATGATGTCCAAGCAGGAGAACGTTCTGGCTCAGGTCGGGTTGACACGCTAA
- a CDS encoding HD family phosphohydrolase — MASKQPSKLSGFVYSTNGWKYSAVSRYALFLLLGLVFYFSLSSDLLPKKYDIKEGTRSAKEITAPKQILDTNAKLKAQEEAAENVVNRYAIIPMRAENLVTLLLDRIDRLNQDDTISQSDKTTIYREEIPRRANDFILNFVAASSKAGTYSEHLLAEMQSVIKDQAYVIPEETYIKIPRLTSQDIIEMKPVARDIVTKLMNDQITDAQTARAKVAEQVSVSSLSQRTAREVVQELVRLVITSNKFYDEDATKEAKVQARQNTPDVFIEQGDVLVAKNQEITPELYALLDENGLLSKEVNYWPQFGLLLLSVLLSFGLMTFIRYNGGTSGFKYNNSQLLMLVLVFIITIIMMKLAAFLQTDVRTYIGFLAPVAIGAMLISMLLDMTLAYFCSILFSVLASILLNVQQNTVFDFTFGFFALIVSYVAIFSTHRAGQRSTLLKGGIMVSLFGCLTVAILTMLSGGVWNETQTLYSIGFAFASGLLTAVLVIGLMPFFEATFGILSALKLVELSNPNHPLLRKLLTETPGTYHHSVMVGNLSEAAAEAIGADGLLCRVGSYYHDIGKTKRPFYFIENQNNMENPHDSIEPKLSKSIIVAHARDGVEMQKEYKLPKPIRDIAEQHHGTTFLHYFYHKALKLAEEKGVEPDFTEEDFRYPGPKAQSKESAVVGIADSVEAAVRSLRKPTVVQVETMIEKIIKSRLDDHQFDECDLTIKELDIIARTLKETVMGIFHSRIEYPEDVRKPKKEEGAIKNEPERRLEQ; from the coding sequence ATGGCCTCAAAGCAACCATCGAAATTAAGCGGATTTGTATATAGCACTAACGGGTGGAAGTATAGCGCGGTCTCGCGCTATGCTCTTTTCCTGTTATTGGGGCTTGTTTTCTACTTCAGCCTGTCCTCTGATTTGCTGCCCAAAAAGTATGACATCAAAGAGGGAACACGCAGCGCCAAGGAAATTACAGCACCCAAGCAAATCCTGGACACCAATGCCAAGCTGAAGGCCCAGGAAGAAGCGGCTGAGAATGTAGTCAATCGTTATGCGATTATTCCAATGCGGGCTGAGAACCTCGTAACGCTGCTGCTCGACCGGATCGACCGGCTGAATCAGGATGATACGATTTCACAAAGCGATAAGACGACGATCTACCGTGAGGAGATTCCGCGGCGGGCCAACGATTTTATTCTTAATTTTGTTGCTGCCAGCAGTAAAGCCGGGACGTATTCAGAGCATCTGCTCGCTGAAATGCAGTCGGTCATCAAAGATCAGGCGTATGTGATTCCGGAAGAAACGTATATTAAGATTCCGCGGCTGACCTCCCAGGATATCATTGAGATGAAGCCTGTCGCCCGGGATATTGTCACCAAGCTGATGAATGACCAGATTACCGACGCCCAGACCGCACGCGCTAAAGTGGCGGAGCAGGTCAGCGTCAGCTCGCTGAGCCAGCGTACAGCCCGCGAGGTTGTGCAGGAACTGGTACGGCTGGTTATTACCAGCAACAAATTCTATGACGAGGATGCGACCAAGGAAGCAAAGGTACAGGCCCGCCAGAATACACCTGATGTATTCATTGAGCAGGGGGATGTACTGGTCGCCAAGAACCAGGAGATTACTCCGGAGCTGTATGCTCTTCTGGACGAGAACGGCCTCTTGAGCAAAGAAGTTAATTATTGGCCGCAATTCGGACTGCTGCTGCTCTCTGTGCTGCTGTCTTTTGGCCTGATGACATTCATCCGTTATAACGGGGGGACCTCCGGCTTCAAGTATAATAACTCCCAGCTGCTTATGCTGGTGCTGGTGTTTATAATTACAATTATTATGATGAAGCTGGCGGCATTCCTGCAGACGGATGTCCGGACGTATATAGGCTTCCTGGCTCCTGTAGCGATAGGTGCGATGCTGATTTCCATGCTGCTGGATATGACTTTGGCCTATTTCTGTTCCATTCTGTTCAGTGTTCTTGCCAGTATTCTACTGAACGTGCAGCAGAACACCGTATTTGATTTCACCTTCGGCTTCTTTGCACTTATTGTGAGCTATGTGGCTATTTTCTCCACCCATCGGGCAGGACAGCGCTCTACACTCCTGAAAGGCGGAATCATGGTATCCCTGTTCGGCTGCCTGACGGTAGCTATTTTGACCATGCTGAGCGGAGGCGTGTGGAACGAAACGCAGACGCTGTATTCCATCGGCTTCGCGTTTGCCAGCGGTCTGCTGACTGCCGTGCTGGTAATCGGCCTGATGCCATTCTTCGAAGCTACATTCGGTATCCTGTCGGCACTGAAGCTCGTCGAATTGTCTAACCCGAACCATCCGCTGCTGCGTAAGCTGCTTACGGAGACACCGGGAACGTACCATCACAGTGTTATGGTCGGGAACTTGTCCGAGGCCGCTGCTGAAGCGATCGGAGCGGACGGCCTGCTGTGCCGGGTGGGTTCGTATTATCATGATATCGGCAAGACGAAACGGCCGTTCTATTTCATTGAGAACCAGAACAATATGGAGAACCCGCATGATTCGATTGAGCCGAAGCTGAGCAAATCCATCATTGTGGCCCACGCCCGAGACGGGGTGGAGATGCAGAAGGAGTACAAGCTGCCGAAGCCGATCCGCGATATCGCGGAGCAGCATCACGGCACGACGTTCCTGCATTATTTTTATCATAAGGCACTGAAGCTGGCGGAGGAAAAGGGTGTCGAGCCCGACTTCACGGAGGAGGACTTCCGTTATCCGGGACCGAAGGCACAGTCGAAGGAATCTGCAGTTGTCGGCATCGCCGACAGTGTGGAAGCCGCAGTCCGTTCGCTCCGCAAGCCTACCGTAGTGCAGGTAGAAACGATGATCGAGAAAATTATCAAAAGCCGGCTGGATGACCATCAGTTCGATGAATGCGACCTGACCATCAAAGAGCTGGATATTATTGCACGGACACTTAAAGAGACCGTAATGGGCATTTTCCATTCCCGGATTGAATATCCCGAGGATGTGCGCAAGCCCAAAAAAGAGGAAGGGGCCATCAAAAATGAGCCTGAGCGTCGTTTGGAACAATGA
- a CDS encoding PhoH family protein gives MSEQTASIRISLQNAGEAQSLFGPQDGFLKIIEKEIPAVIDSREAEVTIRGAEREVDMLGQLFNVLLSLVRGGYILSERDVQYAVELAKDFRADQLLDLFKGEITTTFRGKPIRVKTIGQKHYVTTIKKRDIVFGIGPAGTGKTYLAVVLAVTALKEGSVKRIVLTRPAVEAGENLGFLPGDLQEKVDPYLRPLYDALYDVMGPDQVAKALERGLIEIAPLAYMRGRTLEDAFIILDEAQNTTPEQMKMFLTRLGFGSKMVITGDVTQIDLPRGKKSGLIEAKTILSGIEELGFVYFAEQDVVRHSLVQKIIVAYDRSAENLQ, from the coding sequence TTGTCAGAACAGACTGCAAGCATTCGTATATCTTTGCAAAATGCGGGAGAAGCTCAATCCCTGTTCGGCCCGCAGGACGGATTCCTGAAAATTATCGAGAAAGAAATTCCGGCGGTTATCGACTCGCGTGAAGCTGAAGTTACCATTCGCGGTGCTGAGCGTGAAGTGGACATGCTGGGCCAGCTGTTCAACGTGCTGCTGTCCCTGGTACGGGGCGGTTACATATTAAGTGAGCGTGATGTGCAGTACGCCGTAGAACTGGCGAAGGATTTCCGTGCCGATCAGCTGCTTGACCTGTTCAAAGGTGAAATTACAACAACTTTCCGCGGAAAACCCATCCGCGTCAAAACGATTGGCCAGAAACATTATGTGACAACCATCAAAAAGCGTGATATCGTCTTTGGCATCGGGCCGGCGGGAACAGGCAAGACTTATCTTGCCGTTGTGCTCGCGGTGACGGCGCTCAAGGAGGGCTCGGTCAAGCGTATCGTGCTGACGCGTCCGGCAGTGGAGGCAGGCGAGAACCTGGGCTTCCTTCCCGGAGATTTGCAGGAGAAGGTAGACCCGTATCTGCGGCCGCTCTACGACGCCCTGTACGACGTTATGGGGCCTGATCAGGTAGCCAAGGCGCTGGAGCGCGGGCTGATCGAGATCGCGCCGCTTGCCTATATGCGCGGGCGTACGCTGGAAGATGCTTTTATTATCCTCGACGAGGCCCAGAATACCACACCAGAACAAATGAAAATGTTCCTCACCCGGCTGGGCTTCGGCTCCAAGATGGTCATTACGGGCGATGTTACCCAGATCGATCTGCCGCGCGGCAAGAAGTCAGGGCTGATAGAAGCCAAAACGATATTATCCGGTATTGAGGAGCTCGGCTTTGTCTATTTTGCAGAACAGGACGTAGTCCGGCATTCCCTGGTGCAGAAAATTATCGTTGCCTATGACCGCTCTGCCGAAAACCTCCAATAA
- the yqfD gene encoding sporulation protein YqfD encodes MKEPPLSSLRGFVTLHVTGPQVETFINAVTGAGIVIWDVRPAGDGASLNLLLDDFFSLRPLLKKTGCRMHVTARNGIPFRAARLWKRKFFAAGLLIFGVGLLLLSSMVWSIKVEGNTRIPTEDILEAARKEGVYPFQWIWRMEESDKLSRELTTLVPGLTWAGFHRTGTSITIQVVEADRPETKPLLSQRHLISRTDAVVTEIYAEQGRPVVSRNSRVKKGDILISGVLGDEENRELVVAKGDVKGLVWHEYNLEVPLKRTGSSYTGERKDRTYLVLGKWAVQLWGYGDSGFEKSRTLTEPDMLSWRSFQLPLGLMTEKEMEIKYTAEMLTPEAAREEGLTRAKSDIFARYGADSVIKSQKILHEKKENGKVYMKVLFEVEERIAEELPIVNN; translated from the coding sequence ATGAAAGAGCCGCCTCTGTCATCACTGCGGGGGTTCGTTACACTGCATGTGACGGGACCGCAGGTGGAAACCTTTATCAATGCTGTAACCGGAGCAGGCATCGTCATCTGGGATGTGAGGCCTGCCGGGGACGGCGCTTCGCTGAACCTGCTGCTCGATGATTTCTTCAGCCTCCGTCCGCTCCTGAAGAAGACAGGCTGCCGCATGCATGTTACGGCCCGTAACGGAATTCCTTTCCGGGCGGCCCGCTTATGGAAGCGGAAGTTTTTTGCCGCAGGACTGCTGATCTTCGGTGTGGGGCTGCTGCTGCTGTCCTCCATGGTGTGGAGCATCAAGGTTGAAGGGAATACCCGCATTCCCACCGAGGATATCCTGGAAGCCGCCCGCAAGGAGGGGGTATACCCTTTTCAGTGGATTTGGCGGATGGAAGAATCGGACAAGCTCTCCAGGGAGCTGACCACCCTTGTTCCGGGTTTGACATGGGCAGGCTTCCACCGGACGGGGACGAGCATTACGATCCAGGTTGTCGAAGCCGACCGCCCGGAGACTAAGCCGCTGCTCAGCCAGCGCCATCTGATCAGCAGAACGGATGCGGTTGTCACCGAAATCTATGCGGAGCAGGGCAGACCTGTGGTGAGCCGCAACTCGCGCGTCAAAAAAGGGGACATCCTCATCTCCGGGGTGCTGGGCGACGAAGAGAATAGAGAACTGGTAGTAGCCAAAGGCGATGTTAAAGGCCTGGTATGGCATGAATATAATCTTGAAGTGCCCCTCAAAAGAACGGGCAGTTCCTATACAGGAGAACGCAAAGACCGTACGTATCTTGTTCTCGGCAAGTGGGCGGTGCAGCTGTGGGGCTACGGGGATTCCGGCTTTGAGAAGTCGCGTACGCTTACGGAGCCCGATATGCTGTCCTGGCGGTCCTTCCAGCTGCCGCTGGGCCTGATGACCGAGAAGGAAATGGAGATTAAATATACCGCTGAAATGCTGACTCCGGAGGCCGCACGGGAGGAAGGGCTGACTCGGGCCAAGAGTGATATTTTCGCGCGTTACGGTGCTGACAGCGTCATCAAAAGTCAAAAAATTTTGCATGAGAAGAAAGAGAATGGTAAAGTTTATATGAAAGTGCTGTTTGAAGTGGAAGAGAGAATCGCGGAAGAACTTCCGATAGTAAACAATTGA
- the yqfC gene encoding sporulation protein YqfC — protein sequence MTRIGRRLRGWTNGVLDLPQDVLQEMPRITLIGNKELYIENHRGVLHFSSEQLRLALAKGYLEISGEGLVIRNILGQELAVEGIIGEIRYRESGENP from the coding sequence ATGACCCGTATCGGCCGCAGGCTGCGGGGATGGACAAACGGGGTACTGGATCTTCCGCAGGATGTGCTGCAGGAGATGCCCCGGATCACCCTGATCGGCAATAAGGAATTGTATATTGAGAATCACCGCGGCGTGCTGCATTTCTCATCGGAGCAGCTAAGGCTGGCGTTAGCCAAAGGATATTTGGAGATTTCCGGTGAAGGGCTGGTCATCCGCAATATTCTGGGCCAGGAGCTTGCCGTTGAAGGTATTATCGGTGAAATCAGGTATAGGGAAAGTGGGGAGAATCCATGA
- the floA gene encoding flotillin-like protein FloA (flotillin-like protein involved in membrane lipid rafts): MMEASMITFLLIAVVVIIVLSVFFSFFPVMLWVSAWASGVRISIITLVAMRLRRVTPSRIVNPLIKATKAGLGLNINQLESHYLAGGNVDRVVNALIAAQRADIPLEFTRAAAIDLAGRDVLLAVQMSVNPRVIETPIVAAVAKNGIEVKVKARVTVRANIDRLVGGAGEETIIARVGEGIVTTVGSSNSHKDVLENPDSISRTVLSKGLDSGTAFEILSIDIADVDVGKNIGAYLQTEQAEADKRIAQAKAEERRAMAVAHEQEMKARVVEMKALVVEAESQVPLAMAEALRSGKLGVMDYMNLKNIEADTQMRGSLGKLNDGDDSSRPPHK; this comes from the coding sequence ATGATGGAAGCATCTATGATTACTTTTTTGCTGATTGCGGTTGTTGTGATCATTGTACTAAGCGTTTTCTTCAGCTTCTTCCCGGTCATGCTGTGGGTGTCCGCCTGGGCATCCGGCGTTAGAATCAGCATTATTACGCTGGTAGCGATGCGTCTGCGGCGGGTAACGCCAAGCCGGATTGTTAATCCGCTGATTAAGGCTACCAAGGCCGGATTGGGGCTGAACATCAATCAGCTCGAAAGCCACTACCTGGCCGGAGGGAACGTAGACCGGGTGGTTAATGCGCTGATTGCGGCGCAAAGAGCGGATATCCCGCTGGAATTCACCCGTGCTGCGGCCATCGATCTGGCAGGGCGCGATGTGCTGCTGGCAGTTCAGATGAGCGTTAACCCGCGGGTCATTGAAACGCCGATTGTTGCAGCAGTCGCCAAGAACGGGATTGAAGTGAAGGTCAAAGCGCGGGTGACTGTCCGGGCCAATATCGACCGGCTCGTCGGCGGTGCAGGGGAAGAAACAATTATTGCCCGTGTCGGCGAGGGGATTGTAACCACAGTAGGTTCGAGTAATTCGCATAAGGATGTACTAGAGAATCCCGACTCGATCTCGCGGACAGTGTTGTCCAAGGGTCTGGACTCAGGTACAGCCTTTGAAATTCTGTCGATCGATATTGCGGATGTGGATGTCGGCAAGAACATCGGTGCGTACCTGCAAACCGAGCAGGCGGAGGCCGATAAGCGCATCGCCCAGGCCAAGGCTGAGGAACGCAGAGCGATGGCTGTCGCCCACGAGCAGGAAATGAAGGCGCGCGTGGTTGAGATGAAGGCGCTGGTGGTTGAAGCCGAATCCCAGGTTCCGCTGGCGATGGCTGAAGCACTGCGCTCCGGTAAACTTGGTGTAATGGACTACATGAACCTCAAAAATATTGAGGCCGACACGCAGATGCGCGGCTCCCTCGGTAAATTAAACGACGGGGACGACAGCAGCCGTCCGCCCCACAAATAA